One part of the Luteibacter yeojuensis genome encodes these proteins:
- a CDS encoding GNAT family N-acetyltransferase yields the protein MADIPVLETPRLRLTALTERHFDDYAAMLADADSTRWIGDGQPLDRMNAWRSMAMLLGHWALRGCGMWAIELKDTGEFIGRAGLMKPEGWPDLELGWMLKPEHRHHGYATEAGEAILDYAWKQMHAQRVISLVRIGNEASDHVAERLGGEHIDNIDFLGGATHLFAYYPPHRAVRRAG from the coding sequence ATTGCAGACATCCCCGTCCTGGAAACGCCGCGCCTGCGGCTCACCGCCCTTACCGAACGCCACTTCGACGATTACGCGGCCATGCTCGCGGACGCCGACAGCACGCGTTGGATCGGTGACGGCCAGCCGCTGGATCGCATGAATGCCTGGCGGTCGATGGCGATGCTGCTCGGCCACTGGGCGCTGCGTGGATGCGGGATGTGGGCCATCGAACTGAAGGACACCGGCGAATTCATCGGCCGCGCGGGCCTGATGAAGCCCGAAGGCTGGCCCGACCTCGAGTTGGGCTGGATGCTCAAGCCCGAGCACCGCCATCACGGTTATGCCACCGAGGCGGGCGAGGCGATCCTGGACTACGCGTGGAAACAGATGCACGCGCAGCGCGTCATCAGCCTGGTGCGCATCGGCAACGAAGCCTCCGACCACGTCGCCGAGCGCCTCGGCGGCGAACACATCGACAACATCGACTTCCTCGGCGGCGCGACCCACCTGTTCGCGTACTACCCGCCGCACCGGGCCGTCCGTCGCGCGGGCTGA
- a CDS encoding ComEA family DNA-binding protein has translation MNRTLVALACLLLAPLASASTPVNINTADAATLAQSLDGVGMAKAQAIVAWRETNGAFESADQLTQVKGIGSSLVDRNREAIQVDGGKPAKRAKAARRGKAGEED, from the coding sequence TTGAACCGCACTCTCGTCGCCCTCGCCTGCCTCCTGCTTGCGCCACTGGCGTCCGCCTCCACGCCGGTGAACATCAACACCGCCGATGCCGCCACGCTGGCCCAGTCGCTCGACGGCGTCGGCATGGCGAAGGCCCAGGCCATCGTGGCGTGGCGCGAAACGAACGGCGCCTTCGAATCCGCCGACCAGCTGACCCAGGTGAAGGGCATCGGCAGCTCCCTCGTCGACCGCAACCGCGAGGCCATCCAGGTGGACGGCGGAAAGCCGGCGAAGAGGGCGAAGGCCGCCCGCCGGGGCAAAGCCGGCGAGGAGGATTGA
- a CDS encoding SET domain-containing protein-lysine N-methyltransferase, whose translation MILPRYRIADSAIPGAGKGLFVDEFVTAGRIVTAPDQIDRTHSWAEILASPALSADLHAAARWFEDRYTVSPEWPDECYVNHSFEPTGLWHLGFIFAAKDLAQGTEITVDYRHLLAPGQDESFHDAATGEKITGLSWQESLARSTRALALLLG comes from the coding sequence ATGATCCTGCCGCGTTACCGCATCGCCGATTCCGCCATCCCCGGCGCCGGCAAGGGCCTGTTCGTCGACGAATTCGTGACGGCGGGACGCATCGTGACGGCGCCCGACCAGATCGACCGCACCCACAGCTGGGCCGAGATCCTGGCCTCTCCCGCGCTATCCGCCGACCTCCACGCCGCCGCCCGCTGGTTCGAGGACCGCTACACCGTCTCGCCCGAGTGGCCGGACGAGTGCTATGTGAACCATAGCTTCGAGCCCACCGGGCTCTGGCACCTGGGGTTCATCTTCGCCGCGAAGGACCTCGCCCAAGGCACTGAAATCACTGTGGATTACCGGCACCTTCTCGCTCCCGGCCAGGACGAGAGCTTCCATGACGCCGCCACTGGTGAGAAAATAACCGGCTTGTCCTGGCAGGAAAGCCTCGCGCGGAGCACACGCGCCCTGGCTCTCCTCCTGGGCTGA
- a CDS encoding M1 family metallopeptidase — MRREAARIVRSTVASVLLCAGGAWAQDAPAPAASAAPAVAPTSEAPPAEIPFALPHAGFVRVPSAPTAWGGPRTGSEATLSDRVVSYRIQARLDPVKHTVDGQQQLTWRNRSDRPVSAVFLHLYLNAFEGEGSTFFTERRLLAAHGGSRGIAPVKKGEWGYIDLGNVEQDGAALKWRYVHPDGGPQTDHTVVRVDLAQPVPAGGSVTLDMNFHSQLPRVIIRTGYVGKFHMVGQWFPKIGVLELPGERGAAEPRWNVHEFHFNSEFYADFGEYDVRVTAPKDYLVAAVGEQQGDPTPEGNDLTWHFIQGDVHDFAWMAAPGYKTLDGEYTGPGSPRVKVRVVYPPEYEASAKPVLKASIDSLAYFSGTLGPYPYKTLTAVVPPFNASEAGGMEYPTFFTAESFVKVKPKTLDEYLLDFVTIHEFGHGYFYGLLASNEFEEPMLDEGLNEYWDDRMLRERGQKVYLTKPLLQFFGVEPPLDAFMLERMTGTLRHPSDPLGQNAWDRLSSADYGTVYSRTATAMHDLEERLGKEVTEKAFRQYYATWHFRHPGIGDLQATLAAVSGKPEVVAQVFDQYVYGTERIDDRVSDIVSEEVLPLAGTRVKDGHREELSSEDNDEAIEKQRDAWKKAHPDAKPGTGPFPWKTIVTVRRDASPVPQTLKVTFMDGSVETVRWDDDRRWARFAFVKPVKAASAELDPERKIYLDSNKLNDSRTVEANHAASNRWGADFAALLQGIYALLGTL; from the coding sequence ATGCGCCGAGAGGCAGCCAGAATCGTTCGTTCGACAGTGGCCAGTGTGCTGCTATGTGCCGGCGGCGCATGGGCGCAGGACGCTCCCGCACCGGCAGCATCGGCAGCACCGGCGGTGGCGCCCACCTCGGAGGCCCCGCCCGCCGAGATTCCCTTCGCCTTGCCGCATGCCGGATTTGTCCGCGTGCCAAGTGCCCCGACGGCATGGGGTGGACCGCGTACGGGAAGCGAAGCCACGCTCTCCGATCGCGTGGTGTCTTATCGCATCCAGGCGCGGCTCGATCCGGTGAAGCACACGGTCGACGGCCAGCAACAACTTACCTGGCGCAATCGCAGCGACCGGCCCGTGTCGGCGGTGTTCCTGCATCTTTACCTCAATGCCTTCGAGGGGGAGGGCAGTACGTTCTTCACCGAGCGGCGCCTCCTGGCCGCGCATGGGGGGTCGCGCGGTATCGCGCCGGTGAAGAAGGGCGAGTGGGGTTACATCGACCTGGGCAACGTCGAACAGGATGGCGCGGCGCTCAAATGGCGTTACGTGCATCCCGATGGCGGTCCCCAGACGGACCACACCGTGGTGCGCGTGGATCTTGCGCAGCCGGTGCCCGCGGGCGGCAGTGTCACGCTCGACATGAACTTCCACAGCCAATTGCCGCGGGTCATCATTCGCACGGGCTACGTCGGCAAGTTCCACATGGTGGGTCAGTGGTTCCCGAAGATCGGCGTGCTCGAGCTGCCTGGCGAGCGCGGTGCCGCCGAACCGCGGTGGAACGTGCACGAGTTCCATTTCAACAGCGAGTTCTACGCCGACTTCGGCGAATACGACGTGCGGGTGACCGCGCCGAAGGATTACCTGGTTGCCGCCGTCGGTGAACAACAGGGCGATCCCACGCCCGAGGGCAATGACCTTACCTGGCACTTCATCCAGGGCGACGTGCACGACTTCGCGTGGATGGCAGCTCCGGGCTACAAGACGCTCGATGGCGAGTACACGGGGCCGGGGAGTCCGCGGGTGAAGGTGCGGGTGGTCTATCCGCCCGAATACGAGGCCAGCGCGAAGCCGGTGCTCAAGGCGTCCATCGACTCGCTTGCCTATTTCTCCGGCACGCTGGGACCGTATCCCTACAAGACGCTGACCGCCGTGGTCCCGCCGTTCAATGCGTCGGAGGCGGGCGGCATGGAGTATCCGACTTTCTTCACGGCCGAAAGCTTCGTCAAAGTGAAGCCGAAGACGCTGGATGAGTACCTGTTGGATTTCGTCACGATCCACGAGTTCGGGCACGGGTATTTCTATGGCCTGCTCGCGTCGAACGAGTTCGAGGAACCGATGCTCGACGAGGGGCTCAACGAGTACTGGGACGATCGCATGCTCCGCGAGCGCGGGCAGAAGGTGTATCTCACGAAGCCGCTCTTGCAGTTCTTCGGCGTGGAACCGCCGCTCGACGCCTTCATGCTCGAGCGCATGACGGGGACGTTGCGACATCCATCCGATCCGCTCGGACAGAACGCGTGGGACCGCCTGTCCAGCGCCGACTACGGCACGGTCTACTCGCGCACCGCCACGGCGATGCACGACCTGGAGGAGCGCCTCGGCAAGGAGGTCACCGAGAAGGCCTTCCGCCAGTACTACGCCACGTGGCATTTCCGTCATCCGGGCATCGGGGACTTGCAGGCCACGCTCGCCGCGGTCTCCGGCAAGCCGGAGGTGGTGGCGCAGGTGTTCGACCAGTACGTCTACGGTACCGAACGCATCGACGACCGCGTGAGCGACATCGTCAGCGAGGAAGTACTGCCGCTCGCGGGTACCCGCGTGAAGGACGGCCATCGCGAGGAACTGAGTTCCGAGGACAACGACGAGGCGATCGAGAAGCAGCGCGATGCCTGGAAGAAGGCGCATCCCGACGCGAAGCCGGGCACCGGACCGTTCCCCTGGAAAACGATCGTGACGGTACGGCGCGACGCGTCGCCCGTGCCGCAGACGCTCAAGGTGACCTTCATGGACGGCTCCGTGGAGACCGTGCGCTGGGACGACGATCGTCGCTGGGCGCGCTTCGCGTTCGTCAAGCCGGTGAAGGCGGCGTCCGCCGAACTGGATCCCGAGCGGAAGATCTACCTCGACTCGAACAAGCTCAACGATAGCCGCACGGTGGAGGCGAACCACGCCGCATCGAATCGATGGGGGGCGGATTTCGCCGCTCTCCTGCAAGGTATCTACGCGCTCCTGGGGACGCTATGA